A portion of the Calothrix sp. 336/3 genome contains these proteins:
- a CDS encoding ATP-binding protein encodes MDNLAAPKVQFLQRQAASLLLYQSVLQGEVGNAFLDLLQSIRYTEADGRNCLEAYGTFFQSLALRNQNWEEYLITQILRTENPFSRHCQKCKFANLPVALISALKHDLQALQHLYECSSATLSIWVQTVAHLATSPVVWYVEQDGVNRPHELAMVEKFQQTEDWTEVIEDLAVFYQQYGSGLFAEYTAIRWQNGEFIGVPHPDTVELEQLVGYETQKATLLKNTEFLLSGQPALHVLLYGSRGTGKSSLVKALLNKYGDRNLRLVEVTKSELRNLPAIVERLRDTPQKFIIFVDDLSFEEDDDAFKALKVVLEGNITARPQNVVVYATSNRRHLIREFFSDRPAPKDREEVHPWDTMQEKLSFSDRFGLTLTFEPADQPKYLEIIHHLAAIAQIPLSREDLEYQALQWATRHNGRSGRTARQFIDFFQADLTFTSDTKATIK; translated from the coding sequence ATGGATAATCTGGCAGCACCCAAAGTACAGTTTCTTCAGCGTCAAGCAGCATCCCTATTACTGTACCAATCCGTACTTCAGGGAGAAGTCGGCAATGCGTTCCTTGACCTGTTACAATCTATACGTTACACAGAAGCCGACGGTAGAAATTGCCTAGAAGCGTACGGTACATTTTTTCAGTCTCTGGCACTCAGAAATCAAAATTGGGAAGAATACCTCATCACCCAGATTCTGAGAACTGAAAATCCCTTCTCCCGTCATTGTCAGAAATGTAAATTTGCCAACCTCCCCGTCGCTTTAATTAGCGCTCTCAAGCATGATTTACAAGCTTTACAGCATCTCTATGAATGTAGCAGTGCGACTTTGAGTATCTGGGTGCAAACAGTTGCTCACCTGGCAACTTCTCCTGTAGTCTGGTATGTAGAGCAAGACGGGGTAAATAGACCCCATGAACTGGCGATGGTGGAAAAATTCCAACAGACAGAAGATTGGACAGAAGTCATCGAGGATTTAGCCGTTTTCTATCAGCAGTATGGTAGTGGCTTATTTGCTGAGTATACAGCGATACGCTGGCAAAATGGAGAGTTTATCGGTGTACCCCATCCAGACACAGTAGAGCTAGAGCAGTTAGTCGGTTATGAGACACAAAAAGCCACTTTATTAAAAAATACGGAATTTCTTCTATCTGGGCAGCCGGCATTGCACGTATTACTTTATGGTAGCCGGGGTACAGGTAAATCTTCTCTAGTTAAAGCTTTGTTAAATAAGTATGGTGACAGGAATCTCCGCTTAGTAGAAGTTACTAAATCGGAGTTAAGAAATTTACCAGCAATTGTCGAAAGGTTGCGCGATACGCCGCAAAAATTTATTATTTTTGTTGATGATTTGTCCTTTGAGGAAGATGACGATGCCTTTAAAGCCTTAAAGGTAGTGCTAGAAGGGAATATTACCGCTCGTCCCCAAAACGTTGTGGTATATGCTACATCCAATCGTCGGCATTTGATTCGGGAATTTTTTAGCGATCGCCCCGCACCAAAAGACAGGGAAGAAGTTCACCCTTGGGATACCATGCAAGAAAAACTATCCTTTAGCGATCGCTTTGGTTTAACTCTCACCTTTGAGCCAGCAGATCAACCCAAGTACTTAGAAATTATCCATCATTTAGCCGCGATCGCCCAAATACCCTTAAGTCGAGAAGACTTGGAATACCAAGCTTTACAATGGGCAACACGCCATAATGGACGCTCTGGGAGAACAGCAAGGCAATTCATCGATTTTTTCCAGGCAGACTTGACATTTACCAGTGATACAAAAGCTACAATAAAATAA
- a CDS encoding tellurite resistance TerB C-terminal domain-containing protein encodes MLKQNNMQSVMVSNRFILGIVAFSISFGISFIFTWDLTKSILTALITVPATYFAVILVDRRRRNHEILVFESLSRRVRELEGLKLRMLSEIQQLETHHNLLYQESSNLQTQITERRHQRDSLNRELSTCIIERKQIESKLFHLQNEIKTLEETKTEINNSYTAINAEKRRLELTFNVSKAEVTQLQNQISELQQQKQGLESNITLLERLKPQLEEKLYELRLQIQGLETEEKKRNQVLIDKTSAKDSAEANLVSLEAQIIEQKQQLGLLQGQITLLQTERDQLQNQVWELLQQIDTVNHDASNQFDIANGEDDGELFPFTDLLDAIDLETKQPKQYTYTENIPQEWQIFSSQLEKYELEIIQAIYQQDNPYPTLKRIAEEHITMPNLLIDHINERANNTIGELIINPCSDIPQIYPEHQVNIQHILASYGEQLTQQTSSNSIANSP; translated from the coding sequence ATGCTCAAACAAAATAATATGCAATCAGTAATGGTCAGCAATCGATTTATTCTTGGCATAGTTGCCTTTAGTATCAGTTTTGGTATTAGTTTCATCTTCACCTGGGATTTAACTAAGTCTATCCTCACCGCACTGATTACAGTCCCCGCAACTTATTTCGCTGTTATCTTAGTTGATAGAAGACGACGCAACCACGAAATCTTAGTTTTTGAATCCCTAAGTCGGCGTGTCCGGGAATTAGAGGGTTTAAAATTACGCATGCTATCGGAAATACAACAGCTAGAAACTCACCATAATTTACTCTATCAAGAATCAAGTAATTTACAAACCCAAATTACCGAACGTCGCCATCAAAGAGATAGTCTAAATCGAGAACTAAGCACCTGTATTATTGAAAGAAAACAAATAGAATCAAAATTATTTCATCTACAAAATGAGATTAAAACTCTCGAAGAAACAAAAACAGAAATTAATAACTCCTATACAGCCATTAATGCCGAGAAACGCCGCCTAGAGCTAACCTTTAATGTCTCCAAAGCAGAAGTTACTCAATTACAAAATCAAATATCAGAATTACAACAACAAAAACAGGGCTTAGAAAGTAATATTACTTTACTCGAAAGGTTAAAGCCCCAATTAGAAGAAAAATTATATGAATTAAGATTACAAATTCAAGGATTAGAAACAGAAGAGAAAAAGCGTAATCAAGTTCTCATCGATAAGACATCCGCAAAAGATAGTGCTGAAGCAAATTTAGTCTCCCTGGAAGCACAAATTATCGAACAAAAGCAACAGCTAGGGCTACTGCAAGGACAAATTACCCTCTTACAAACAGAGCGCGATCAACTACAAAATCAAGTTTGGGAACTTCTACAACAAATCGATACAGTTAATCACGACGCATCAAATCAATTTGATATTGCCAACGGCGAAGATGATGGGGAATTGTTTCCCTTTACCGACTTACTAGATGCCATTGATTTAGAGACAAAACAGCCCAAACAATATACATATACAGAAAATATCCCTCAAGAATGGCAGATATTTTCCTCCCAGCTAGAAAAATATGAATTAGAAATTATTCAAGCTATCTACCAACAAGATAATCCCTACCCCACTTTGAAGCGCATCGCAGAAGAGCATATCACTATGCCCAATCTTCTTATAGACCATATTAACGAAAGAGCGAACAATACCATCGGTGAACTCATCATCAATCCCTGTTCAGATATTCCGCAGATTTACCCAGAGCATCAGGTAAATATACAGCACATCCTCGCCAGCTATGGAGAGCAACTCACACAACAGACATCTTCCAACTCAATTGCCAATTCTCCCTAA
- a CDS encoding DEAD/DEAH box helicase, with protein MTAATFAQLAPFIQEYIYEQNWTELRPVQLAACQVIFETDSHLLIAAGTAAGKTEAAFLPVITQLHNHPCQTIGALYIGPIKALINDQFSRLNDLLKTANIPVYHWHGDVAQNSKKQVLKNPQGILQITPESLESLLINKHDELIRIFGELRFVIIDEIHAFMGTERGYQILCQLQRLAAKTKNQPRRIGLSATLGDYCQAEEWLRAGTEKSVITPQIDAGKRQIKLGIEHFFTDETQDNDEIQDYEKYVFQLCQKGKCLIFANNKSQTESIITSLRAIAKQKGEPDIYHVHHGSIAPSLRQAAETAMQTPNIPAVTAATLTLEVGVDIGHLEKVIQLESPASVASFLQRLGRAGRRGEAAEMRFIFAESETLLDASFPEQIPWQLLQCIAIIQLYLEERWIEPIKSIFYPYSLLYHQIMSILAAEGELSPGMLAHKILSLSAFKSISQEDLKILLRYLIDIQHIQRTETGKLIIGLAGERIVNRFQFYAVFQENREFTVKYNSTEIGSIAMPLAVGNQFGLAGKSWEVVGLDFSKRNISVKPIAGKASIFWRGASGSIHPRIIQRIREILIEDVNYSYLQKNANKRVELARKLAVGAGLDKNKIIRLGKNKYCIFPWMGTVGYRTLERLLNNFCRESLEIQSIGGVNPYYLILRLPDNKAEYLHGEITSLCEQRMTVEDLLSDAEAPEMQKYDAYIPQDLLRKAFAHDYLDLGQVREF; from the coding sequence ATGACAGCAGCTACCTTTGCTCAACTTGCACCCTTTATTCAAGAATATATCTATGAGCAAAACTGGACTGAATTACGACCAGTGCAGTTAGCTGCTTGTCAAGTAATTTTTGAAACAGACTCTCATTTACTCATCGCTGCGGGGACAGCTGCGGGAAAAACTGAAGCCGCTTTTTTACCAGTTATTACCCAACTGCATAATCATCCCTGTCAGACAATTGGAGCTTTATATATTGGTCCAATTAAAGCTTTAATTAATGACCAATTTAGCCGTTTAAATGATTTGCTAAAAACAGCCAATATTCCTGTTTATCATTGGCATGGAGATGTTGCCCAAAATAGCAAAAAGCAAGTCCTCAAAAATCCTCAAGGCATTTTACAAATTACTCCAGAGTCCCTCGAAAGTTTATTAATTAATAAACATGATGAGTTAATCCGGATATTTGGAGAATTACGCTTTGTCATCATTGATGAAATCCATGCTTTTATGGGTACAGAAAGAGGCTATCAGATTCTCTGTCAATTACAAAGACTGGCAGCAAAGACAAAAAATCAACCGCGACGTATTGGTTTATCTGCCACCTTAGGCGATTATTGCCAAGCAGAGGAGTGGTTAAGGGCGGGTACTGAAAAATCAGTGATCACGCCTCAAATTGATGCAGGTAAAAGACAAATTAAATTAGGTATAGAACACTTTTTTACGGATGAGACTCAAGATAATGACGAGATTCAAGATTATGAAAAATATGTTTTTCAACTCTGCCAAAAGGGCAAGTGTTTAATCTTTGCAAATAATAAATCCCAGACAGAATCAATCATTACATCTCTACGAGCGATCGCCAAGCAAAAAGGTGAACCAGATATTTATCATGTGCATCATGGTAGTATTGCCCCTAGCTTAAGACAAGCTGCGGAAACTGCGATGCAAACACCAAATATTCCTGCGGTGACTGCTGCTACCCTTACCTTAGAAGTTGGTGTAGATATTGGTCATTTAGAGAAAGTCATTCAATTAGAATCACCTGCTTCCGTTGCGAGTTTTTTACAACGTTTAGGACGTGCTGGGAGAAGGGGAGAAGCGGCAGAAATGCGGTTTATTTTTGCTGAGTCAGAAACCTTATTAGATGCATCTTTCCCAGAACAAATTCCTTGGCAATTATTACAATGTATTGCAATTATCCAATTATATTTAGAAGAGCGTTGGATTGAACCGATTAAGTCAATTTTTTATCCCTATAGCTTACTTTACCATCAAATTATGAGTATTTTGGCGGCAGAAGGAGAATTATCTCCGGGAATGCTAGCCCATAAAATTCTCAGTTTATCTGCATTTAAGAGTATCAGTCAGGAAGATTTAAAAATACTGCTGCGTTATTTAATTGATATTCAGCATATTCAGAGAACAGAAACAGGAAAGTTAATCATTGGTTTAGCTGGGGAACGCATTGTCAATCGATTTCAATTCTATGCAGTTTTCCAGGAGAATCGAGAATTTACAGTTAAATATAATTCTACGGAAATTGGTAGTATTGCCATGCCTTTGGCAGTTGGAAATCAGTTTGGATTAGCTGGTAAAAGCTGGGAAGTTGTGGGCTTAGATTTTTCCAAGCGTAATATTTCAGTAAAACCAATTGCGGGTAAGGCAAGTATTTTTTGGCGCGGTGCTAGCGGTAGTATTCATCCACGAATTATCCAACGTATACGAGAAATATTAATTGAGGACGTCAACTATAGTTATTTACAGAAAAATGCCAATAAACGTGTAGAGTTAGCGAGGAAATTAGCTGTAGGTGCAGGATTAGATAAAAATAAAATTATTAGATTAGGTAAGAATAAATATTGTATTTTCCCGTGGATGGGAACAGTTGGTTATCGAACCTTAGAAAGATTATTGAATAACTTCTGTCGTGAGTCCTTAGAAATTCAGAGTATTGGGGGAGTGAATCCCTATTACTTGATTCTGCGTTTGCCAGATAACAAAGCCGAATATCTTCACGGAGAAATTACTTCTTTATGTGAACAAAGAATGACAGTTGAGGATTTATTGAGTGATGCCGAAGCACCAGAAATGCAAAAATATGATGCTTACATTCCCCAGGATTTGTTACGCAAAGCTTTTGCCCATGATTATTTGGATTTAGGGCAGGTGAGGGAATTTTAG
- a CDS encoding aldo/keto reductase, protein MLYRRFGRTELQMPIFSCGGMRYQYKWQDVPQEQVPRENQENLEATIHQAVELGINHIETARGYGSSEMQLGQILPYFPREKLIVQTKVSPQENSENFLREFETSLRNLRLDYVDLFSLHGINNLELLEYSVRPGGCLEVAKKLQAQGKVRHIGFSTHGSTDIIVQTLNTNQFDYVNLHWYYINQNNWEAIATANRLDMGVFIISPSDKGGRLYTPPQKLVKLCSPLSPMVFNDLFCLSHSQVHTLSIGASKPGDFDEHLQTLALLDRAGEILPPILANLEGEAIATFGEDWVKTWQVNLPTYQETPGNINIPVILWLRNLAIAYDMVDYAKMRYNLLGNANHWFPGNKADKLEEIDLNHCLNRSPHRDKIPHLLAEAHQMLAGGEVKRLSQT, encoded by the coding sequence ATGCTGTACAGACGATTTGGACGCACAGAATTACAGATGCCAATTTTTTCCTGCGGGGGTATGAGGTATCAATACAAATGGCAAGATGTACCCCAAGAGCAAGTACCTCGTGAAAATCAGGAAAATTTGGAGGCGACGATCCACCAGGCTGTAGAATTGGGAATTAATCACATTGAAACAGCTCGTGGTTATGGTAGTTCTGAGATGCAACTAGGACAAATTTTGCCCTACTTTCCGCGAGAAAAGCTGATTGTGCAAACAAAGGTATCTCCCCAGGAAAACTCTGAGAATTTTCTGAGGGAATTTGAAACCTCATTGAGGAATCTGCGTTTGGATTATGTGGATTTATTTTCACTTCATGGTATTAACAACCTGGAATTACTGGAGTACAGTGTGCGTCCTGGTGGTTGCTTAGAAGTGGCAAAAAAATTACAAGCTCAGGGAAAAGTGAGACATATTGGCTTTTCTACCCACGGCTCTACTGATATTATTGTACAAACTCTCAACACTAATCAATTTGATTACGTAAATTTACACTGGTACTATATAAATCAAAACAATTGGGAGGCGATCGCCACTGCAAATCGTCTGGATATGGGGGTATTTATTATTAGTCCCTCTGATAAGGGTGGTAGGTTGTATACTCCGCCACAAAAGTTAGTAAAACTTTGCTCACCTTTATCACCAATGGTGTTTAATGATTTATTTTGTTTAAGTCATTCCCAGGTACATACCTTAAGTATCGGAGCTAGCAAACCGGGGGATTTTGATGAGCATTTACAAACTTTAGCTTTACTAGATCGGGCTGGGGAAATTTTACCGCCGATTTTGGCAAATTTGGAAGGGGAGGCGATCGCTACTTTTGGGGAAGACTGGGTGAAAACTTGGCAAGTCAATTTACCCACATACCAAGAGACTCCTGGAAATATCAACATTCCGGTAATTTTATGGTTACGAAATCTGGCGATCGCCTACGATATGGTGGATTATGCCAAAATGCGTTACAACCTGCTCGGTAATGCCAATCATTGGTTTCCGGGTAACAAAGCTGATAAATTGGAAGAAATAGACTTAAATCACTGTTTAAATCGCAGTCCCCACCGAGACAAAATTCCTCATTTACTTGCTGAAGCACATCAAATGTTAGCAGGAGGAGAGGTAAAGCGTTTATCGCAAACTTAA
- the hslO gene encoding Hsp33 family molecular chaperone HslO, translating to MADQLIRATAADGGIRAVGVITTRLTEEARQRHQLSPLATAALGRTMTAGLLMASSMKRPGSRINIRIKGDGPIGGILVDAGLDGTVRGYVGNPGVELPAKAKGKLDVGRAVGKGFLYVIRDVGYGYPYSSTVELVSGEIGDDIAHYLVSSEQTPSAVVLGVFVDSEGVTAAGGLLIQVLPKAARDEALVETLESRAAALGGFTPSLQAGKSLTDIFQELLGDMGLVLFPETQMVRFHCGCSFDRVLSALKIVGEEELQDMIEKDNGAEVTCEFCNTVYQASSDDLRELILELQDDASTMVGQYQKTP from the coding sequence ATGGCGGATCAGTTAATTCGCGCCACCGCAGCTGATGGGGGAATCCGTGCCGTAGGCGTAATCACTACACGTTTGACAGAAGAAGCTAGACAACGCCATCAGTTGTCTCCCTTGGCAACAGCAGCCCTGGGACGTACGATGACAGCAGGATTACTCATGGCTTCGAGTATGAAGCGTCCAGGTTCTCGAATCAATATTCGGATTAAGGGTGATGGACCCATCGGCGGTATTTTAGTTGATGCCGGTTTAGATGGCACAGTTCGCGGTTATGTTGGCAATCCTGGAGTTGAACTACCAGCCAAAGCCAAAGGTAAACTAGACGTGGGTCGAGCCGTAGGTAAAGGCTTTCTCTATGTGATTCGTGACGTTGGCTATGGCTATCCCTATTCCAGTACTGTGGAATTAGTTTCTGGGGAAATTGGTGATGATATTGCCCATTACCTGGTAAGCTCAGAACAGACACCATCGGCAGTAGTCTTGGGTGTATTTGTCGATTCTGAGGGAGTAACTGCTGCGGGTGGATTGTTGATTCAAGTGTTACCCAAAGCCGCCCGTGATGAAGCCTTAGTTGAAACCTTGGAATCTAGAGCTGCTGCTTTAGGTGGATTTACTCCCTCGCTACAAGCTGGTAAATCTTTAACAGATATATTTCAAGAATTACTGGGTGATATGGGCTTAGTCCTATTTCCCGAAACCCAAATGGTGCGATTCCATTGTGGATGTTCCTTTGACCGGGTATTGAGTGCATTAAAGATTGTGGGAGAAGAAGAACTACAGGACATGATTGAAAAAGATAATGGTGCAGAAGTGACTTGTGAGTTCTGCAACACAGTTTACCAAGCTAGTAGTGATGATTTGCGAGAATTAATCCTGGAGTTACAGGATGATGCTTCTACCATGGTGGGTCAGTATCAGAAGACTCCTTAA
- a CDS encoding HhoA/HhoB/HtrA family serine endopeptidase yields the protein MRFSHVPRSIRQISTHILAIILGVLLTAGTLRVAPSQAEPAPVAIATESSLAQKPSPANAAISNSSFVTAAVNRVGPAVVRIDTERTVTRRTVDPFFDDPFFRRFFGDSYSQQVPSEQMRGLGSGFIFDKSGLVLTNAHVVDKADRVTVRLKDGRTLEGKVQGVDEVTDLAVVKINAGNNLPVASLGSSGNVQVGDWAIAVGNPLGFDNTVTLGIVSTLKRPSSQVGISDKRLDFIQTDAAINPGNSGGPLLNSQGEVIGINTAIRADATGIGFAIPIDKAKAIASQLQTKGKVAHPYLGVQMVTLTPELAKQNNSDPNSQIQLPEVNGVLVMRVIQNSPAANGGIRRGDVIVQIDTQVITSAEQLQNFVEDTRIGQTLQVKVKRGNQTQQLSVRTAELQNAQS from the coding sequence ATGCGATTTTCTCATGTACCTCGGTCAATTCGTCAAATTAGTACCCACATTTTAGCGATTATTCTCGGAGTTCTACTGACAGCAGGAACACTACGAGTCGCACCTTCCCAAGCAGAACCTGCTCCGGTGGCGATCGCCACTGAGTCATCCCTAGCTCAGAAACCCTCACCAGCAAACGCAGCCATTAGTAATAGTAGCTTTGTCACCGCAGCCGTCAATCGTGTTGGTCCAGCAGTGGTGAGAATTGATACTGAGCGTACTGTGACCCGTCGCACTGTCGATCCCTTTTTTGATGATCCATTCTTTCGGCGATTTTTTGGTGATAGTTATTCCCAGCAAGTACCTTCCGAGCAAATGCGCGGTTTAGGTTCTGGTTTTATTTTTGACAAGAGTGGTTTGGTATTAACGAATGCCCACGTAGTTGATAAAGCCGATCGCGTAACTGTACGCTTAAAGGATGGACGCACCCTTGAGGGTAAAGTTCAAGGTGTGGATGAAGTCACAGATTTAGCTGTGGTGAAAATCAATGCGGGCAATAATTTACCCGTAGCATCCCTAGGCTCATCTGGTAATGTGCAAGTGGGAGACTGGGCGATCGCCGTGGGTAATCCCCTGGGATTCGATAATACCGTCACCCTCGGTATTGTTAGCACCCTCAAACGTCCCAGTTCTCAAGTTGGTATTTCCGACAAACGTCTAGATTTTATCCAAACCGACGCAGCTATTAACCCTGGTAATTCTGGTGGTCCCTTACTTAACAGTCAAGGGGAAGTTATCGGTATAAATACGGCAATTCGCGCCGATGCTACTGGTATTGGTTTTGCTATCCCCATCGATAAAGCCAAGGCGATCGCCTCCCAATTACAAACTAAGGGTAAAGTTGCTCACCCCTACCTGGGTGTACAAATGGTGACATTAACCCCAGAACTCGCCAAACAAAACAATTCAGACCCCAATAGCCAAATTCAGCTTCCGGAAGTTAACGGAGTCCTCGTGATGCGAGTTATACAAAACTCCCCTGCTGCCAACGGAGGTATCCGCCGAGGTGATGTGATTGTGCAGATTGATACACAGGTAATTACTAGCGCCGAGCAACTGCAAAACTTTGTTGAAGATACCCGTATTGGTCAAACTTTACAGGTAAAAGTCAAACGCGGCAACCAGACACAACAATTATCTGTACGAACTGCGGAGTTACAGAACGCACAGAGTTAA
- a CDS encoding ATP-binding protein: protein MTKLKISKKISTAIINSLGAGVVPRMGLEYIAVGREQELNSLLKNLDDIAEGIAAFRFIIGNYGSGKSFILQLIRNQAMEQGFVVTDADLSSERRLVGSNNEGLATYRELMSRLATKTRPDGGALISILEGWINKIQQEVVQTTGMRPNEEGFDNQVEAKIREIIQYVEDLVHGFDFGTVIIAYWRGYRLDDDELKAAALRWLRGEFTTKTEAKAALGVRVIIDDDSWYDYIKLWAKFIAEIGYKGLLVLLDEAVNLYQIPVTVSREKNYNRLLGIFNDTMQCKAEHLGFIVSGTNKFLEDPNRGLFSDQAWRRRTKESRFLAQAGVQEQIGPVMRLNPLTEGEILTLLQRLTEIHTQNFATSVKLKPQDLKAFVQEIVNRLGADALLTPGEIVRDFISILNVLHHSSQVSFHELISDVNFKPTVVGKDSSIDEDNIAEFTL from the coding sequence ATGACAAAATTGAAAATCTCCAAAAAAATCTCGACTGCGATTATCAATTCCCTGGGGGCAGGAGTAGTACCCAGGATGGGCTTAGAATATATTGCAGTGGGTCGAGAACAGGAACTCAACAGTCTATTAAAAAACCTTGACGATATTGCCGAAGGGATAGCAGCGTTTCGCTTCATTATCGGTAACTATGGTTCCGGTAAAAGCTTCATCCTCCAATTAATCCGCAATCAAGCTATGGAGCAAGGTTTTGTCGTTACTGATGCGGATTTATCTTCAGAACGTCGTCTTGTCGGTAGCAATAACGAAGGTTTAGCAACCTACCGTGAATTGATGAGTCGTCTAGCAACTAAAACCCGTCCCGATGGAGGTGCATTAATCTCTATTTTAGAGGGTTGGATTAATAAAATTCAGCAGGAAGTTGTGCAAACAACAGGAATGCGCCCCAATGAAGAGGGATTTGACAACCAAGTCGAAGCCAAAATTCGCGAGATTATCCAGTACGTGGAAGACTTAGTTCATGGTTTCGATTTTGGTACTGTGATTATTGCCTATTGGCGGGGTTATCGGTTAGATGATGATGAACTCAAAGCAGCAGCGTTACGCTGGTTACGAGGCGAATTTACCACCAAAACAGAAGCAAAAGCTGCCCTGGGAGTTCGTGTGATCATTGATGATGATAGTTGGTATGATTACATCAAACTTTGGGCAAAGTTCATTGCCGAAATTGGTTATAAGGGACTATTAGTCCTGTTAGATGAAGCCGTAAACCTTTATCAAATACCAGTTACAGTATCTAGGGAGAAAAATTACAATCGATTACTGGGTATCTTTAATGATACGATGCAGTGCAAAGCTGAACATTTAGGCTTTATTGTCAGCGGCACAAACAAATTTTTAGAAGACCCAAATCGTGGTTTATTTTCTGACCAAGCATGGCGTAGACGCACAAAGGAAAGTCGTTTTTTAGCTCAAGCAGGGGTACAAGAACAAATTGGTCCGGTGATGCGTTTAAATCCCTTAACAGAAGGGGAAATTCTCACCCTCTTACAGAGATTAACAGAGATTCATACTCAGAATTTCGCCACCTCAGTTAAACTCAAACCCCAAGATTTAAAAGCCTTTGTTCAGGAAATTGTCAACCGTTTAGGTGCAGATGCTCTCCTCACCCCTGGAGAGATTGTGAGAGACTTTATCAGCATCTTAAATGTTTTACATCACAGTTCTCAAGTCTCCTTTCATGAGTTAATTAGTGATGTCAATTTTAAACCTACTGTTGTTGGCAAAGACTCCAGTATTGATGAAGATAATATTGCAGAGTTTACGCTATAA
- a CDS encoding DUF4333 domain-containing protein, translated as MKITNLVKIEKIATVSLLSICLTGVAIAGFSDTSVAQQKSRYSKAIEGVLKTKLQQQLGVPVKSVNCQNLPKPEAGKIVNCNVLTTPGNFGVQVTLTNANGGMKYASRGLLVVPDLERFIQSSIKEKTGIQANAECGDKIRVFRQVGETFNCQVTTAKGKKTQAVVTIAGMDGKFRYVVNKLN; from the coding sequence ATGAAAATCACAAATTTAGTAAAAATAGAAAAAATTGCTACAGTTTCCCTACTGAGTATATGTCTCACAGGAGTGGCGATCGCAGGTTTTAGTGATACTTCCGTAGCACAGCAAAAATCCCGCTACAGCAAAGCGATAGAAGGTGTACTGAAAACCAAGCTCCAACAACAACTAGGTGTACCAGTAAAATCCGTTAACTGTCAAAATTTACCCAAACCAGAAGCGGGAAAAATCGTTAATTGTAACGTTCTCACAACACCAGGAAATTTTGGTGTGCAAGTCACCTTGACTAATGCGAATGGTGGCATGAAATACGCTTCTAGAGGATTATTAGTAGTACCTGATTTAGAAAGATTTATTCAGAGTTCGATTAAAGAAAAAACCGGAATTCAAGCTAATGCTGAATGCGGTGATAAAATTCGCGTATTTCGTCAGGTGGGAGAAACTTTCAACTGTCAGGTGACAACAGCAAAAGGGAAGAAAACTCAAGCAGTAGTCACCATTGCTGGAATGGATGGCAAATTTAGATATGTTGTCAACAAGTTGAATTAA
- a CDS encoding superoxide dismutase produces the protein MNLNRRHFLYLLGASASMFALDSCASAGNLAENPSEANATTVAQAKKGVIELPPLPYDYKALEPHIDEATMRFHHDKHHAAYVKNLNAALDKYPRLKSQKVDDLLRNLNKVPKDIQAVVRNNGGGHLNHSMFWQIMKPNGGGEPTGAIATAIKQEFGSFADFKKEFNDAGGKRFGSGWAWLVLSKSGKLEVMSTANQDSPLMSGMYPIMGNDVWEHAYYLKYQNRRADYLEAWWNVVNWDEINRRYLAVSK, from the coding sequence ATGAATCTAAATCGCCGACATTTTTTATACCTATTGGGTGCTAGTGCGAGTATGTTTGCTCTGGATAGTTGTGCATCTGCGGGGAATCTTGCGGAGAATCCGTCGGAAGCAAATGCTACCACTGTTGCTCAGGCAAAAAAAGGTGTGATTGAATTACCACCTTTACCCTACGATTACAAAGCTTTGGAACCGCACATTGATGAAGCAACTATGCGCTTTCACCATGATAAACACCATGCTGCCTATGTGAAAAATTTGAATGCAGCTCTGGATAAATACCCGCGATTGAAAAGTCAAAAAGTCGATGATTTATTACGAAATCTGAATAAAGTCCCTAAAGATATTCAGGCTGTGGTAAGGAATAATGGGGGTGGTCATTTGAATCATTCCATGTTTTGGCAAATCATGAAACCGAATGGGGGAGGGGAACCTACGGGAGCGATCGCCACGGCAATTAAACAGGAATTTGGTAGTTTTGCAGACTTTAAAAAAGAGTTTAATGATGCTGGTGGGAAGCGTTTTGGTAGTGGTTGGGCTTGGTTAGTTCTCAGTAAAAGTGGCAAACTAGAGGTGATGAGTACTGCCAATCAAGATAGTCCCCTGATGTCAGGAATGTATCCAATTATGGGGAATGATGTGTGGGAACACGCTTATTATCTCAAGTATCAAAATCGCCGCGCAGATTATCTAGAAGCTTGGTGGAATGTGGTGAATTGGGATGAAATTAATCGCCGTTATTTGGCTGTGAGTAAGTAG